Genomic DNA from Candidatus Aegiribacteria sp.:
TAGAACCCTTGCTTTATTTCTGTCAGCATAGAACTGAAGCGCGTTTCTGGATGCGAAATACTCCTGGCCTGTCGTTAAGAGTTCGTCTCCTGGATTCAGCCGCAGATTTGAAAGAACCGTATTCACACCTGTGGTCGCGTTGGGAACAAGCACTACGGAACCCGGAAACGCTCCTGTGAATGTCTCCAGTTTTCTAAGGATATCTGGAACCACAGGCATATACCGCCTCAGAATGAAATCCAGCGGCTGGCTTTCCAGTTCATAAAGTAGATCTTTTCTGTAATTACTGACTTCGGTAGGACAGGCTCCGAAAGAACCATGGTTCAGAAATACTGTATCGGGGCGGATACTCCACCGCGGCGCGAATGCGCTTCTCAGTCTTTCGGGTTTCAGCGTGGTGAATACCTTCCGGTAAGTTTTGCCACCTGGATAATATGATCCTTTATGGCGTCCTCCACGTCCTGGAAGGATGCTCCTCCGGGAAGATCCAACTTGCTATTCAGGGCGTAAAGGTTGAAGATCAGTTCCTGATCCTGGACATCGTCGTCAGGGCCCTCCCAGCCGACTCCCCCGAAGCTGTTCACACCCTGCAGAGTACCATCATGCGAAACGTTACTGTGCGGACGTTTACCATAGATCGTATTAGCTTTAGGAGGTATGTTGTACATCACCCAGTGGCAGTACACCTTTCCAGTGGAGGAATCCGTGCATGTAACTATCAGGGAAAGGCTACTGGTTCCCTTCGGAGGTTCCGTCCAACCGATAGGAGGAGATGCATCACCTTTATTCCTGGAGTACCAGGGCGGTAAATATCCGTTATCTTTGAAAGCACTGCTTACAATCTTGAAACCCATCATCGCCTCCCTCTAATAAAACCTTTATTAATTATATAGTTCCGTGAGAATGACGCAAGGGCTATGAAAATAAACCCTCTGTTCAGCTGGAATGCCAGCATCTAATCGGGTTCAAGCCTCACCATGACGTCTATAACACCCGGTCCAATGTTATACAAATTCCACTCAACTTTCTTGAGTATGGAAAACGCTTCCGCAAGGGGCATTTGACCATCAACCACGATATGCATGTCTGCCTGGATGCCCTCACCCTGATACCTTGTTCTCAAATTGTGAACATCCTTCACACCGGGCACAGATAAAGCGATTCTTCTCAATTCGTTAATTATCTCCGGAGGAGCTGCCGTGTCCGTCAGCTGCCAAAGAACAGGTCGAATGATACCGATTCCGAGTTTTAAAATAAATATCGATACGATGGCTCCTCCGATACCGTCCAGAACGATAAGTGAACTGTTAAGTCTTGCCGTGAGCACGACTATTGCTACCGGTATCGAGCTGATAGCATCGGACCGCTGATGCATCGCGTTGGCTGCCAGGGCCGGGGATTTAAGTTTTCTGCCGGTTTTTAAAGTCCACCGTGAGAGAATTCCTTTCGATAGGATTGCCATCACCGCCACGGCAAAGGCGGGCCATCCTGGTGGGTTCTCGGCGGGGTTCATAATGGCGCAGAACGATTGCCACGCGATGTAAAGACCCGTAAGGATTATAAAACCTCCGATAAACCCCGAGACTATGGTTTCTATCCTTGCATGGCCATGAGGATGGTTCGCGTCGGATGGTTTAGTCCAATACTTCGCTCCAATAATTATTGTCACATCTGTAACACAATCGGAAAGGCTGTGCACACCATCTGCTATCAGGGCATGACTGTTGCTTAGAATGCCTCCCGCAAGCTTGGAGCAGGACAGAAATACGTTAAGTATCAGCCCTGCCACAGTAATCCTTCTGGTTCTTCTGAGAATTTCGTTTCCCCCGGATTCGTTCATTCGGTTCTCATGCTCCTTTTTCTTTCTCCAACCTGACTTTTTCAATCCATATCTGTGAGTTGAGTCTATCGAATATCTTCTGAGCAATGTGCAGATTTTTCATCGCTTTGGCTTCATCCCCGGATTCCCTGTACATTAATCCCTGATAGTAATGAACCTGGCCAATATTCAATTGTCTGTTAATATCTTTAAAGATCGATAATGATTTATCAAAAGATATCACAGCTTTATTCCATTTTTTCTCCTTTGTGCACAAACGACCGGACAGACAGTGTGCTGTGGCTTCTATTTTCCTGGAATCAATCGTATCGATCAGGTGAAAAACCTTATCGAGTGTTTTTCCGGTCATTATCAGGTCATTTTTTTCAAGGTAAAGCGATATAAAGCTTAGAAGTACTTCAGCAAGCAGAGGTTTTGATTTGATCGTCAGGGCAACTGAATGAGCTTCTTCATAGTGCTCTTCAGCGGTGGAAAACACTCCTTCTTCGAGGTACGAATCTCCAATGCCGATAAGGCTTTCCGTCTCTGTCTGACGATCGTCAATCTCCCGTGAGATCTGTAATGCATGTGAACAGTATTCAAGAGACCTGGAATAATCACCAAGGTAACAGTAAAGAATTCCAATGTTGTTGCGAGTCATCGCCTCGACTTTACGAGTACCGGTTTCAATCGAAATATTCATTGAGGTCTCATAGTATTCTATTGCCTTGGCATATTCTCCGGATAGTACACTCAGGATTCCAATATTATTAAGAGTACTCGCTTCAAGCTTCCTTGCACCCATTTCAGCTGATAACTTCAAAGATCTCAGATAGGATTCCTTTGCTTTTGTACTATCACCAAGGTCTCCATATATGAGACCGATATTGCTGAGCGCTCGTGCTTCGGTTTCGATATCATTGAGTGTTTCTGTGATCTCCAGTGAACGAAGGTAGTATTTCAATGCTTTTGAATACTCGCCAAGATTCCAGAAAATAATACTCTGATTTCCAAGAATCATTGCTTGGTACTTCTTATTCTCTGTCTTTTCGGCAATCACTAATGAATTCTGATACAATTCCAGAGCGTTTTTGAATTCACCAAGATACCAGTTGGCGATTCCTATACAATTAAGACCTCCTATCTCTCCCTGCTCGTCATTCATTTCCCTGTAGATATTCAGAGCTTTCTCTGCCATTTCAATAGTATCATCGTAGTGTGACAGCCCAAAGAACACTCTGCACAAATCAATAAGACAATCAGCTTCCAGTTTCTTCTCCCCGAGTACCCGCGAATTCTTAACAGCTTCTCTCAGATCCTCGATTGCCATCTCATTATCACCGACCAGATCAAGAACTGACGCTCTTTTTTTCAGAACTTCAATTTGCCTTAGTTCCCGGCCCTCCATCTCGTTCTCTTTCAGACATTCCAGCACTCTGCTGTAGAACTTTATAGCGTCTCGATTCGCATAAGCGTTTTTTGCCCTGTCCGCAGCAATCGTGCCATATTCTATTACTTTATCATTATAATTGCATATATAATAATGATGTACCAATTCTTCTACCACATTATCAACATGCTCTGCATTAAGGGAAAGTAATGCTTCTCCGACTATCTGATGATAACGCTTTGTCTTGATTTTGTGTATTTGCTGATAAATAGTCTCTCTTATTACATCTTCTGAAAAGCAGTATCTCTCACTTTCCTTCTCCTTCAATAATCTCATACTTAAAATCTCATCCATCAGATCAAAAAGCTGCCCTTCATTCATTCCGGTTACTTCGCGCAGTAAGGAAAAATCGAACTCCCTGCCGATTACCGCGGCATACTCAAGCATTTCACGTGACTGACTGCTCATCATACCCATTTTCCTGTTGATCACACCCTTGATCAGATGGGAAATGACGATGTTTTTGTCCTCGATGAATGAAAGCTCTGTCTCGGTACTGATGAACGCGTCATTAGATTCCATGGACTTCATCAGCTCCTCGATAAAAAATGGATTGCCGCCTGTTTCCCTGTAGATAAAAGCATTGAGTTCGGGTGATGGGGGAATGCCTACAATAAGCGATATCATCTGTGCGACTTCGAAGGGTTCCAGGGGCTCAAGTTCGATCCAGTCATACAGTTTTTCACGATCCATCGACTGCATTATACTCATGAATAATCTAGACTTTGCCTCTTCAACACGGTATATAAAAAAGAAAAAAACAGGGATTTCTTTCAACGCTCTAACCAGGTAGTTAAAAAGCTCCAGCGAACTGTCATCCGCCCAGTGGATATTATCAAGACATATTATCAAAGGTGATCTTGAAGCCTGCAGTTCCATGAATCTGCGTATTCCTTCAAAAAGTCTGAACTTGTCAAGCATGAATACACTTCTGTCCAGTTCCGAGAGTTCATCAGATAACTCCGGCACGATTTTCGTCAGCTCTATCAGAAATGCCTGGGGAATTCCTGCAATACTCTCTCTGCCTTCTTTGATAAAAACACTCCGGACGATCTCCCTGAAAGGATAGTATGGAATGGATCTTGTCGTTGCGGAAAGATTGCTTTCCAGAAACGCGATGTCTTTGTTCTCTGACTTTTTTGTTACTTCATGAACCAATCGTGTTTTCCCGACACCTATTTCCCCACTGATGCAGACAGCTCTCATGTTACCATCAGCAGTGCGGTTGATAACATCGTTGATTCTGCCAATCTCCTTTTCCCGGCCAACTAATTCCACTGTAGGAGTAATTACGCTCCTGTCTTCCTTCCTGAAACTGCCAATCCGGTTTCTTCCGTGTCTTTTCGCGCTATAGAGACGTCGGTCAGCAGCATTAAAAATTGACATCCAGTCATGTCCGTCTATTGGAAATGATGCGATGCCAATACTGCAGGTCAGCCTTATCTCTGAAAACTCTCTGGAATGGCACTGCTCAAGAACACGGGATGAGATTCTGGCAGCCTGCTTGTATCTGGTGTTCGGTAGTATGAAAACAAACTCGTCTCCACCATATCGGTAAACGATATCGTCTTTCCTCAAAAGATCCCTGAGAAAAGCGGCATATTCTATTAGAACCGCGTCTCCCATGGAATGACCGTACGTATCGTTGATGTTCTTGAAATTATCAAGGTCGATAATGACCACTGAAAGAAAACGTTTTTTCAGACCCGTTTTCCGTATTTGCTCAAAAACGGTTCTATTCAAATAACGGCGGTTGTACAAACCGCTGAGATCATCGATATACTCCATACCGATATTGTTCATCTTAGACCCCATGTTATCATTAGTTGCAATCCTCATTAACTATACTGTATATCAATTCAACAGGAAAGCAATACGATAATCAATCGGAATGGACCGTCCTCCGTATCGTCACTTCAGTCAGAAGATCACAGATACTAGATATTCGGGTGGTCAAGGTAATAGCGGTGGGAAAGTGAATTTCCTATTGGCATACGCTTCTTATATAACCCGCGTAGAAACTGACAGCATTAAAATAATCCTTCACTTTTATGGATTCTCCGGCGGAGTGCAGGGCTCCAATGCCCCTTGTTCCAAGATGAACCGGCTCGAACCTGTACACGTTATCCGTTATGCCGCAGTAATGTCTTGAATCGGTCGCTGCGGGAAAAATGCCCGGCACAACGGGGGTATCCGGCCAGATTTTCCTGGAAATCGCGCTTATGGCTCTGAATTCCTCCGTATCTATTGAAGATATAGCGGAGGGTTCGTGAATCTGATTCGCATCATCGTACCTTGCATCCACTCCAAATGGTTCCGCTATCGCCAGAACATGATTCATGATATCACGCGAATGATCACCTGGTACCGCCCTGAAATTCACGAGGGCATACGGTTCCGCCGGAATGATGTTCTCCTTGCTGCTGCCCCGAATCATTGTAATAGCTGTGGTAGTCCTTATAAGGGCGTTCCCGGAAGACCATCTTTCAATAATAGTCGTCATCTCTTCAGGAGTTGGTACGTAATTACCGCTGACCAGGGATTCCCTGAGCATGCCGGAAGTCGACTGCAGCATCATCTCCACAGGGCTGCAGAGCTTCGGTGGCATCTGATTCCTCTCGAGCGCTGCGAGGCACCCGCAAAGACTGCCGGCCGCAGTGCGAAGCTCAGGTACCGAAGCGTGTCCCTGAACTCCTGATGCTGTCAACCTGATTGTAAGGTATCCCTTCTCCGCAAGACCGATGACGGCTACATCCTTTTCCAGCCATGGGTAACTGTAGATATACCCGCCTTCGTCCAGTACAGAACTCAGGAAAACACCTCTATCCTTGAGAATTCTCACGATTTCGGAAGCACCGTTAACTCCGCCGATCTCCTCGTCATGCCCGAAAGCAAGAATAATGGTGCGACCGGGGTTCAATCCCATTTCAAGGATATCCTCGCAAGCTTGAAGCATGGCGGAAACACCAGCTTTGTAATCGATACTTCCCCTTCCCCATATTCTTCCATCCCTGATATTGCCCGAAAAGGGTGGTTCCAGCCACAGTTCACCATCCTCAGCCGGAACTACATCCAGATGAGCGGTAAGCATAAAGGGTTTCAGCGATTGATCCGCTCCATGAAGTGTATAGAGAAGACTTCCGTCGCTGACGGTTTCTCTTTTAAAACGCCTGTGCACCAGTGGGAAGGTTCTTTTCAGGTATTCAGCGATTTCCCTGAAGGGCTTCATGTCAAAAACCTCTCCAGGCTGACGGGATATGGTTCTGAATCGAAGTATTTCGGAGAATATCTCCAGTTTTCGCTTATCGGTCATTTAATACCTTTCCGGAAATCCCGCATCAAGATTGCATCTTCCCGCCGGAACAGTCGAGCCTGGTCAATGAACGATTATGTGCCACAGGGTCTTTACTCGGTTATATACAGATTCGACCAGTAGGATTCATCAGTGAAACCAGTGCTGATCCGCTGAACTGAAGAAAGTAAGAATTAATCCGTAAGGGCAAAAACGCTTACGGAAAATCCTTCGTAGCCAAGGCTGTCAATGGCCATTGGCGTAATCCGTCTCATGATATCGACAGCATCACCAAGACTGTACGCATTGTAATCGAACAGGGCAGCAACCTGAATCCTGCGTCCTTCGTAATCCTTATTCTCCAGCCTTCTGGATACTGTTAGAATCAGGTTATTCAACTGGCTTTCAGTAAATTCGGGTGTATCAACAGCCATGTCGTACTGCACATTGAATTCCTCTACTCTGCCCCTCATCATCTCCGGAGTGAAGTAGAGTTTTACAAGAACTGGACCGGTAACAGTGTCTACATTGGAAACCTCGAGCTTGATAAGAGAAGCAGATATGAATTCGGTTTCGGTGCTGTCGGTCCAGACACAGATTCTGTCGATTTTAAGAGGGTTGAACTCCCGTTGACTGATTTTCTGCACTATGAAAGAAGCTGCGGGTCTCAGAGGAACTGACCAGTTTCCCAGAAATGATACTGTGGAACCCTCGGGGATGAGTGTCATGTCAACATTTGACCTTGGCAGGGCTCTTGAAGCGCTGTCGTTCATGACGTAGACAATATCAGAGGCAATTAGCGCAGCAATGGAATCTATCGGGTTTTCCGCAATTACTTGCTCAAAACCCTCCCTCTCTGGAAGCTCTGGTGTATACTCGGACCTCTCGAATACATTCGTGATTACAAATGCAGCTGCACAGCCCACAATAGCAATCAGAATACCTATCGCCGGAACGTTTCCTCTTGGAGGAGGAATTCTGAATTCGCTCCGCTCCTTGTAATTCACAGGATTCTTGAGTTTTTTCTGAATAGCACTGCGCTTGGATTTCATACCATCGTTCTGCGTTGAAAGTTCAAAACCGCAGTTCTCACACTTACCTTTAGTACGTCCATTGTTATCATGACCGCAGCATCTACATATCATTGATACACCTCCAGAAACATAAAGAAAATGTCTTGAAGCCCGCTTTGCTCAATATTCAGCCGTTCATTTAAAGCTGATTAATAAATGATGAATCAGCATAAACGAATCTATTAATAAATCCAGCATCTATTTCTATATGATATACAGAACTGAGGCTGTCTACAAGTGCGCAAATTATTTCTTCTTCTTCAGAAGCATGGAATATTTCTGTAAGCTGACTCCGTGATTCTTCAAATGTCGCATTATGTTCAGGATTGATTTCAATCACTTCGAACACCAGAACTCGATCAGAAGCAGTAGAACAGATGACTGTTTCATTCATCTCTGCGCTGAATAGCATCTCATTGTATGGAGACGGAATATCGGACGCTGTCATGGGCGTGGTTATCAGCAACTCCCCTGGAGCAAGGATCCTCTGTACTTTTGTAAGATCTTCTGCAATCGAATAAGGGTCGCCGCCGGCCTCCATAACATTCTGAAGTAAATCCATCTGTTCTTCTCCAACAGCACCTATCGTCCTGAATGTTCTCTCTTCTGGAATAATGAGCGAATCCTGTTCGATTTCGTAGATATCCCTCAGTTCATTCTCGGTTGGAACAATCATCGGCTCTATGACCTTATCGTAATAGATATCAAGTACTTGATTATCAATACGCTTATCGATAAATGAAACCAGCTCAGGCAGCGTATCCATTTCGAGTTTTTTCGCTTCCATAGCCAAAATATCGTATGTACCAAGAAGCCGGCTGTATTCCCTTATCCAATCAGGATCATCAAGCA
This window encodes:
- a CDS encoding YbhB/YbcL family Raf kinase inhibitor-like protein, producing MGFKIVSSAFKDNGYLPPWYSRNKGDASPPIGWTEPPKGTSSLSLIVTCTDSSTGKVYCHWVMYNIPPKANTIYGKRPHSNVSHDGTLQGVNSFGGVGWEGPDDDVQDQELIFNLYALNSKLDLPGGASFQDVEDAIKDHIIQVAKLTGRYSPR
- a CDS encoding cation diffusion facilitator family transporter, translated to MNESGGNEILRRTRRITVAGLILNVFLSCSKLAGGILSNSHALIADGVHSLSDCVTDVTIIIGAKYWTKPSDANHPHGHARIETIVSGFIGGFIILTGLYIAWQSFCAIMNPAENPPGWPAFAVAVMAILSKGILSRWTLKTGRKLKSPALAANAMHQRSDAISSIPVAIVVLTARLNSSLIVLDGIGGAIVSIFILKLGIGIIRPVLWQLTDTAAPPEIINELRRIALSVPGVKDVHNLRTRYQGEGIQADMHIVVDGQMPLAEAFSILKKVEWNLYNIGPGVIDVMVRLEPD
- a CDS encoding diguanylate cyclase, which gives rise to MNNIGMEYIDDLSGLYNRRYLNRTVFEQIRKTGLKKRFLSVVIIDLDNFKNINDTYGHSMGDAVLIEYAAFLRDLLRKDDIVYRYGGDEFVFILPNTRYKQAARISSRVLEQCHSREFSEIRLTCSIGIASFPIDGHDWMSIFNAADRRLYSAKRHGRNRIGSFRKEDRSVITPTVELVGREKEIGRINDVINRTADGNMRAVCISGEIGVGKTRLVHEVTKKSENKDIAFLESNLSATTRSIPYYPFREIVRSVFIKEGRESIAGIPQAFLIELTKIVPELSDELSELDRSVFMLDKFRLFEGIRRFMELQASRSPLIICLDNIHWADDSSLELFNYLVRALKEIPVFFFFIYRVEEAKSRLFMSIMQSMDREKLYDWIELEPLEPFEVAQMISLIVGIPPSPELNAFIYRETGGNPFFIEELMKSMESNDAFISTETELSFIEDKNIVISHLIKGVINRKMGMMSSQSREMLEYAAVIGREFDFSLLREVTGMNEGQLFDLMDEILSMRLLKEKESERYCFSEDVIRETIYQQIHKIKTKRYHQIVGEALLSLNAEHVDNVVEELVHHYYICNYNDKVIEYGTIAADRAKNAYANRDAIKFYSRVLECLKENEMEGRELRQIEVLKKRASVLDLVGDNEMAIEDLREAVKNSRVLGEKKLEADCLIDLCRVFFGLSHYDDTIEMAEKALNIYREMNDEQGEIGGLNCIGIANWYLGEFKNALELYQNSLVIAEKTENKKYQAMILGNQSIIFWNLGEYSKALKYYLRSLEITETLNDIETEARALSNIGLIYGDLGDSTKAKESYLRSLKLSAEMGARKLEASTLNNIGILSVLSGEYAKAIEYYETSMNISIETGTRKVEAMTRNNIGILYCYLGDYSRSLEYCSHALQISREIDDRQTETESLIGIGDSYLEEGVFSTAEEHYEEAHSVALTIKSKPLLAEVLLSFISLYLEKNDLIMTGKTLDKVFHLIDTIDSRKIEATAHCLSGRLCTKEKKWNKAVISFDKSLSIFKDINRQLNIGQVHYYQGLMYRESGDEAKAMKNLHIAQKIFDRLNSQIWIEKVRLEKEKGA
- a CDS encoding M20/M25/M40 family metallo-hydrolase, whose translation is MTDKRKLEIFSEILRFRTISRQPGEVFDMKPFREIAEYLKRTFPLVHRRFKRETVSDGSLLYTLHGADQSLKPFMLTAHLDVVPAEDGELWLEPPFSGNIRDGRIWGRGSIDYKAGVSAMLQACEDILEMGLNPGRTIILAFGHDEEIGGVNGASEIVRILKDRGVFLSSVLDEGGYIYSYPWLEKDVAVIGLAEKGYLTIRLTASGVQGHASVPELRTAAGSLCGCLAALERNQMPPKLCSPVEMMLQSTSGMLRESLVSGNYVPTPEEMTTIIERWSSGNALIRTTTAITMIRGSSKENIIPAEPYALVNFRAVPGDHSRDIMNHVLAIAEPFGVDARYDDANQIHEPSAISSIDTEEFRAISAISRKIWPDTPVVPGIFPAATDSRHYCGITDNVYRFEPVHLGTRGIGALHSAGESIKVKDYFNAVSFYAGYIRSVCQ